The segment AATACCTTTAGCAATTTCTGAAGTAAAATTCGGCATCGTGGTCATTGCAGAAACAAATCTATTATAATCTGGTAAGAAGTAAAACCAATCTGAAaggttaaaaatacaaaatcttTCTTTGCCGAGATTCTTTACGATCTTAAAACCGattcattttataaaattgaaCACACTTGAGGTCTTTTCATGACAGTAATCATTCTTATTCTTTACACATTTAAATTACTTAAGCTTCTCTGTCGCCAGTCTCAAGCACGTCAAACATGTAAACATTACGTTCAATTACTATTCATTCAAGAGGGCGCTGAATGTAAACAAAGCTCCATTTGTCGTTGAAGTTGAATGACATTGATAACGTGAAAACcttaaaggctggaacagacatgTCGAGTAATTTAGGGCGAaatccacttacgcccaaatcgctcgCAACGCCCGTGGTCaatattccaaaatttatgaaaatctcttgaaatatggaagagaaatctgtgaaagagccattatcggaaaatacagattttgaattgtaaattatgactcgaaaacgggtacatataatttatgatattcattttattacaaaatgggAAAATCCCACGGTCGCAGGCGCGggtgatttgggcgtaagtggaattcccCTTTCATCGAGTAGcgaataatttagtaatttaccatggttttactaaactacttgactataattttagtgtccacacacgaaaaagtactaaattactcgctactcgactaaattgctcgacgtgtctgaatcagccttaacaTAAAGTTGAATGAAAGTGCAATACGATTTTGCGGAATCCAAAGAACAGAAGAATACATCATGAAGATTTAATTTGCAACATCCGAAGTGGCGAATGAAGTCTGTTCAATGAAGTAGGGTTGACCTGATTTTATTTCTTGCAAACAGTGTTTTCGAAACAGTTTGTTGTTGCATAACCTTTTCGCGAACCAAATTGTAAACAAACGACACCATTGTGAAAGAACGTCTTCAAATTCAGTTGTCAACAAATCCAGTGCGACATTTCATCGCCAAGTGCGAAGAAACGTGCAGAATATTTGAATTGGAAGACGTTTGGTAGGAGTAGTCTGAAACAAAGATAATGGGTTCTGATAACGATCAGGCGTTTCTACAAATTTTACGAGAAGAGAAGAACATTACTAACTTCCTGGATGCATTCTTTGGGTTTCTGTACAGACGGTAAGTCACCCTATGGTGTGCAGATATATTTATCAGAATATGGAGAAGATTTGCAATTCATAATTCAATTACAGTACAGATTTTTATGTCGAATCTGGTCCAGACGAAAAGTTAGGATTTCCTCCTGGCGTAACAGAGAAGCTTATTTTGAATAGCTTTTGCAAGTGGAAGAATATTTCTAAACTTCCAGATCGAACGGACCAACCAAGGAGTCACGATGCTGACACAGAAAATAAAGCTAACGTCCAAGATGATTCTATAATAATAGATGATTCTACTGCTCCACAAGTTGGGCAAGAACTTGAAGTCGAGACATGCACGGACAGTCGAGTCACAGACGCACCGATTCAATTGTTGCAGAAGAATCGGACATCGGATAGTTATAATGGGGCAGTAAGGGAGAATTATACGTGGTCGCAAACTATTAGCGATTTGGACGTGTTGGTTAAGCTACCCGGTTGTGTACAGACAGCAAAAGAACTTAGGGTTAATCTAGATTCCagtgaaattaaaattgaagcaAGAACCTCGACTGTTGCGCAGAATCAGGATACAGTGGAAGCTTGCGATTCTGAGTGGACGACAATCTTTATGGGCGAGCTGTGCTTCAAAATTCGGAAAGACGAATCGGTGTGGAGCATAGTTCCTGGACAACACATTAGCGTGCGTTGAGGCAGGATAAGACACAGGGGATTCAATATTACGAAACTCTCTTTGATACAAACACTGTGCCACGGTGCCTTGTTCTGTTATAGATTCATCTGGAGAAGGCTTCTGATAGATGGTGGGAAGCGTTGATTGTCGGCGAACCAAAGATCGAACTGAGTAAGATCGACTGCTCTAGACATTTGGCTGATATGGGGTCGgcggagcaaatgaaagtgcaagAGCTGATGTGGAATCATCAACAGAAGCTTCTTGGCAAGCCAACTTCCGAGCAAATTGTAAGCGCGTAGACAAAAATTGGGAGCAAATTAGAACGAGGTTCGGGGGTAGCTGCTGTATCTTCCTCGCACTCTGACAAGATTCTTTAAAAACGAAATCCTTATTGTTTATCAGTACAACGTCTGGTCGCTTGCCATTCCTAAAATTTCTCACTCCAAACAATATCGTGTCATTCCCAATAGCTACGTGACTTCGAGTCACTGACTATCATCCGCTTCCCATTCCCAAGGGTGCATAGTATGCTCCATTTAGTATGTTAAGGCCCCATAATGGTCTCGACCCACTCATAAACCCTTAAAAGCGAAACATCCGCTccgaaaacattttcaaaacacGAAGCTACTAACATACAGTGGTGCACTGAGGATTTAATCTTACGGGGAGCCGAGctgaagggatgaaaatattcttaatgcaaattcaataagattctttaggtgattataaaaatttatttaaattacaacttctcttaaaaaaatatttaaagaataaactttaaataaatttttataatcacctaaagaattttattgaatttgcattataaatattttcatcccttcaaaTTGCCTCgccctaagattaaatcctcagtgcgccaatttatttaaagtttattctttaaatcaatttttaagaaGAGGAGTTGTCattagaaaaaagaaaagaagcgcgatgaattttattattcagttttctttttttcttacaaCGCTCCTTCTTTGGGGGCTCCCCTCTGGATGCGCCACTACTGATTTCAACCgtgtaaattttgtttacagaaAATGGAGAAGATCTTGAAAAAGGCATGGTATGCAAAAGGATCGCCCTTCGAAGGCACGTCGTACGATCCCTCGATAGTGCAGTTCCCTTAACATTATTCAATTCTACAGCTTCCATTCGACTGTCAAGGATGAATAAACAAATCTGTACATTGACCTACGAAATTCTGTAAATACACGTTTCTTGCCGTTATTTAACAATTGTAACGCGTGCAGACAAATCTGGCCGCGCGAAATTATTCGTGTACAAGAAGGCGGGCCATTTTTGGTGCTTGTACACGAATCCATTATAACACAGGCTTTTATAAGACGACAGTATTCTCTTTTACTTGCCAGGCACGCAACTAAATTCCATTCGACTACTCATTCACGATACCATCGGGCAGCGAGTATAAAACAAACGGAAATAACGGAACCGCGCCGCGATGTAATATTTTGTCGTCATTAGAGGCGCGCATATTAAACGAACGTCGTAACGATTCTTTCAGGCGTAGCATTACGGCAAAAAGTATCACCCTCGTAGCAGCTGTTTCCCAGCAACATAAATTCCAGGCCCTAACTAAATCACAATCCGACGAAGACCTCTTCGTGGGTTAAGCTTGCAGTTGATAAATTAATTAAGTCGCTACTTTCatacgtaagcaataaatggGGGAGGTACTTATACCGACCACGGAATTGCTAGGCAAAATCATTCAGAGGACAGTGTAAATCTGGGTTTTAATGctaatggacttacactgatttGCCTCTGCAGTGCTAATTTCATagctaattataaataattatttaaaaaactaattcttgacagtgagtgaaatttgTTGCACttaggtatttgttgaataacaaaagccttatgttccataaaaaaaattactattcATAAATTACCACTTAATTGCCCTGCTTGCGCCCCCTAAATCGAACCCTGGCTTCCGAGTCCTCCATGCATACTATAAATTACTCTAAATTCTGTCAATAGACCGTCACTGTTGACATGGCTTACTTAATCCGTTAATCA is part of the Andrena cerasifolii isolate SP2316 chromosome 1, iyAndCera1_principal, whole genome shotgun sequence genome and harbors:
- the LOC143371434 gene encoding nudC domain-containing protein 3; its protein translation is MGSDNDQAFLQILREEKNITNFLDAFFGFLYRRTDFYVESGPDEKLGFPPGVTEKLILNSFCKWKNISKLPDRTDQPRSHDADTENKANVQDDSIIIDDSTAPQVGQELEVETCTDSRVTDAPIQLLQKNRTSDSYNGAVRENYTWSQTISDLDVLVKLPGCVQTAKELRVNLDSSEIKIEARTSTVAQNQDTVEACDSEWTTIFMGELCFKIRKDESVWSIVPGQHISIHLEKASDRWWEALIVGEPKIELSKIDCSRHLADMGSAEQMKVQELMWNHQQKLLGKPTSEQIKMEKILKKAWYAKGSPFEGTSYDPSIVQFP